In one Oryzias latipes chromosome 13, ASM223467v1 genomic region, the following are encoded:
- the LOC111948432 gene encoding unconventional myosin-Ic-like: protein MENLRLRRAGFAYRRRYEVFLQRYKSLCPETWPNWHGKLSDGVSTLVKHLGYKPEEYKMGRSKIFIRFPKTLFATEDALETRKHGLATKLQAGWKGYSQKSKYQKLRGSAIAIHAWWRGILARRRAKRRRQAAATIRRYELCKNGQQEALSTS from the exons ATGGAGAACCTGAGGTTGAGGAGGGCTGGCTTCGCCTACAGACGGCGTTACGAGGTCTTCCTGCAGAG GTATAAGTCTCTGTGTCCAGAAACGTGGCCTAACTGGCACGGAAAGCTGTCAGACGGAGTCTCCACTTTGGTCAAACATCTGGGATATAAACCTGAGGAGTACAAAATGGGCAG ATCTAAAATCTTCATCCGTTTCCCCAAAACTCTGTTTGCCACTGAAGATGCTCTGGAGACCCGGAAACATGGTCTTG CCACCAAACTGCAGGCGGGATGGAAGGGCTACAGCCAGAAATCCAAATACCAAAAACTCAGAGGTTCAG CCATCGCAATCCACGCGTGGTGGAGGGGCATCCTGGCCAGGAGGAGAGCAAAGCGCAGACGGCAGGCTGCTGCTACTATTCGCAGGTATGAGCTGTGCAAGAACGGCCAGCAGGAGGCGCTGTCCACCTCCTAA